A part of Arthrobacter dokdonellae genomic DNA contains:
- a CDS encoding peptide MFS transporter — protein sequence MLLNLFSVELWERFSFYGMQGILAYYMYYSVTKGGLGIDEGTALGIVGAYGGGVYLSTILGAWVADRLMGSERVLFYSALTIMAGHLSLALLPGAAGLATGLILVGVGSGGLKANATSLVGTLYAKEDDRRDAGFSIFYMGINIGGLVGPLVTGWLQVTWGFHVGFAAAAVGMALGLLQYGLTRKNLPDSAHRVANPLPATSYGKAGALAGAAVVLIIAAVALKLITAENLKWVIVAVVILATVAYFAVILANKSLTGTERSRVYSFMPLFLASAVFWSLFQQQFTVVALYADKRLDRMVFGWEMPPSWVTSINPVFIIVFAGVFAALWTKWGDRQPGTPVKFAVALVVMGAAYLAFIPFAGMAAVPMLAIVFILLLFTVAELMLSPVGLSLATKLAPAAYRTQMVALFFLSVSLGTAMSGVLAQWYDPSNESPYFLVVGLVAIGFGVLLLLAHKPVKRLMAGVL from the coding sequence ATGCTGCTCAACCTCTTCAGCGTGGAGCTGTGGGAACGGTTCTCCTTCTACGGCATGCAGGGCATCCTCGCCTACTACATGTACTACTCCGTCACGAAGGGCGGACTAGGCATCGACGAGGGCACGGCGCTGGGCATTGTGGGCGCCTACGGCGGCGGCGTCTACCTCTCCACGATCCTCGGGGCCTGGGTGGCCGACCGCCTCATGGGATCCGAACGCGTCCTGTTCTACAGCGCCCTGACCATCATGGCCGGGCACCTGTCCCTGGCCTTGCTGCCCGGCGCCGCGGGACTGGCCACGGGTCTGATCCTCGTGGGCGTGGGCTCCGGCGGGCTGAAGGCCAACGCCACGTCGCTGGTGGGGACCCTGTACGCCAAGGAGGACGACCGCCGCGACGCCGGCTTCTCCATCTTCTACATGGGCATCAACATCGGCGGGCTGGTCGGTCCGCTCGTCACCGGCTGGCTGCAGGTCACGTGGGGCTTCCACGTCGGCTTCGCCGCCGCCGCCGTCGGCATGGCGCTGGGCCTGCTGCAGTACGGGCTGACGCGCAAAAACCTGCCGGACTCGGCGCACCGTGTGGCCAACCCGCTCCCGGCCACGAGCTATGGCAAGGCCGGCGCCCTGGCGGGGGCCGCCGTCGTGCTCATCATTGCCGCCGTGGCGCTGAAGCTGATCACCGCGGAGAACCTGAAGTGGGTGATCGTGGCGGTGGTCATCCTGGCCACCGTGGCCTACTTCGCCGTGATCCTGGCGAACAAGTCGCTGACCGGCACGGAGCGCAGCCGCGTGTATTCGTTCATGCCGCTGTTCCTGGCCAGCGCCGTGTTCTGGTCCCTGTTCCAGCAGCAGTTCACGGTGGTGGCCCTGTATGCGGACAAGCGCCTGGACCGGATGGTGTTTGGCTGGGAAATGCCGCCGAGCTGGGTCACCTCAATCAACCCGGTGTTCATCATTGTCTTTGCCGGCGTCTTTGCCGCCCTCTGGACCAAGTGGGGGGACCGCCAGCCCGGCACGCCCGTGAAGTTCGCCGTCGCCCTGGTGGTGATGGGCGCCGCCTACCTGGCGTTCATCCCGTTCGCCGGCATGGCGGCCGTGCCGATGCTGGCGATCGTGTTCATCCTGCTGCTGTTCACCGTTGCGGAGCTCATGCTCTCCCCCGTGGGCCTTTCCCTGGCCACGAAGCTGGCCCCGGCGGCGTACCGGACGCAGATGGTGGCCCTGTTCTTCCTGTCCGTCTCGCTCGGCACGGCCATGTCGGGCGTCCTCGCCCAGTGGTACGACCCGTCCAACGAATCCCCGTATTTCCTGGTCGTCGGCCTGGTGGCGATCGGCTTTGGCGTGCTGCTGCTCCTGGCCCACAAGCCGGTCAAGCGGCTCATGGCCGGCGTGCTGTAG
- a CDS encoding rhodanese-like domain-containing protein → MSDIMNVTVDELPGDAVILDVREDYEWQAGHIDGALHIPLEQLPERLGDLDPDQDVNVICRTGGRSFRATTWLTENGYSAFNVVGGMGAWFEAGRPMTSENGETPRVL, encoded by the coding sequence ATGTCAGACATCATGAACGTCACCGTGGACGAGCTTCCCGGCGACGCAGTGATTTTGGATGTCCGCGAGGATTATGAGTGGCAGGCCGGGCACATTGACGGCGCCCTGCACATCCCCCTGGAGCAGCTTCCCGAGCGCCTCGGGGACCTTGACCCCGATCAGGACGTGAACGTCATCTGCCGCACCGGCGGGCGGTCCTTCAGGGCCACCACCTGGCTGACCGAGAACGGGTACAGCGCCTTCAACGTGGTGGGCGGCATGGGGGCCTGGTTTGAGGCCGGCCGGCCCATGACCAGTGAAAACGGCGAAACGCCCCGCGTCCTTTGA
- the pheA gene encoding prephenate dehydratase produces the protein MNTATGSSRLPYTFLGPAGTFTESALLMVPGAAAAERVPSTNAADALAKVRAGRARAAMLPIENSIEGGVPATLDAISNGVELRILHEVVVPVSFVLVARAGVALADVTHVGTHPHAWAQTRNWFQDHLPDAVHVPANSTAAAAHELLDSGAAFQAAVCAPLVAEQTGLSILAAGIEDNIGAVTRFILIGQPGELPAPTGADKTTLAIPLPEDRPGALMEILEQFASRGVNLSRIESRPTGQFLGHYIFSVDVDGHIRDARVADALRGLHRVSPDMRFLGSYPRADQQPPLIRPYNADTAFDEAAAWVDMLLG, from the coding sequence ATGAACACAGCGACCGGCTCCTCCCGCCTGCCCTACACCTTTCTGGGGCCGGCCGGCACCTTTACGGAATCCGCGCTCCTGATGGTGCCCGGGGCCGCGGCGGCGGAACGGGTGCCGTCCACCAATGCCGCCGACGCGCTGGCCAAGGTGCGGGCGGGCCGGGCCCGGGCGGCCATGCTGCCCATTGAAAATTCCATCGAGGGGGGTGTGCCGGCCACGCTGGACGCCATCTCCAACGGCGTCGAACTGCGGATCCTGCACGAGGTGGTGGTGCCGGTCAGCTTTGTCCTGGTCGCGCGGGCCGGCGTGGCGCTGGCGGACGTCACCCATGTCGGGACGCACCCGCACGCCTGGGCCCAGACGCGGAACTGGTTCCAGGACCACCTGCCCGACGCCGTCCATGTGCCGGCGAACTCCACGGCGGCCGCCGCCCATGAACTTCTGGACAGCGGTGCCGCCTTCCAGGCGGCCGTGTGCGCGCCGCTCGTGGCGGAACAGACCGGCCTGTCCATCCTCGCGGCCGGCATCGAGGACAACATCGGCGCCGTGACCCGCTTCATCCTGATCGGCCAGCCGGGGGAGCTGCCCGCGCCCACGGGGGCCGACAAGACCACCCTGGCCATCCCGCTGCCGGAAGACCGGCCCGGCGCCCTGATGGAGATCCTGGAGCAGTTCGCCAGCCGCGGCGTGAACCTCAGCCGCATCGAGTCGCGGCCCACCGGCCAATTCCTGGGCCACTACATCTTCAGCGTGGACGTGGACGGCCACATCCGCGACGCCCGTGTGGCCGACGCCCTGCGCGGCCTGCACCGTGTCAGCCCGGACATGCGCTTCCTGGGGTCGTATCCGCGTGCGGACCAGCAGCCGCCGCTCATCCGGCCGTACAACGCCGACACCGCCTTCGACGAAGCGGCGGCCTGGGTTGACATGCTGCTGGGGTGA
- a CDS encoding diacylglycerol/lipid kinase family protein, whose translation MPTEVLITIIAAAVLLAAGFSWLGVRKLAQNHTRSAVAESPHKIHAAAQKVAFIYNPTKSGAAAAKTLLLRSTTLAGWPEPLFLETTAADPGHAMARQALAAKSDVVVVGGGDGTVRAVGQEMRRTEVPLAVIPLGTGNLLARNLDLDVNDVAANVQVALFGHQRHIDAGLMEIEDAVTGAASQHSFMVIAGLGMDAEVMNDTNSKLKESVGWLAYSEAGLRHMAGRRKKVSIALDNQPAQQRKIRSVLFANCGLLPGGIDFVPAALIDDGVLDVVVISPRSALGWLAMAGKILFQHKNRLPVIDFYRSKNLVIRTVMPVETQVDGDPSGTATMVKVSVEHKAVLVRVAAPNNPA comes from the coding sequence ATGCCAACTGAAGTCCTCATCACCATCATCGCGGCCGCCGTGCTGCTCGCCGCCGGCTTCAGCTGGCTGGGGGTCCGCAAGCTCGCACAGAACCACACGCGCAGCGCCGTTGCCGAGTCCCCCCACAAGATCCATGCCGCCGCGCAGAAAGTGGCGTTCATCTACAACCCGACCAAGAGCGGGGCCGCCGCGGCCAAGACGCTGCTGCTGCGCTCCACCACGCTGGCAGGCTGGCCGGAGCCGCTGTTCCTGGAAACCACCGCCGCGGATCCCGGCCACGCCATGGCGCGCCAGGCGCTGGCTGCCAAGTCCGACGTCGTCGTCGTGGGCGGCGGGGACGGCACCGTGCGCGCTGTGGGCCAGGAAATGCGCCGCACCGAGGTGCCGCTGGCGGTGATCCCGCTGGGAACGGGGAACCTGCTGGCCAGGAACCTGGACCTGGACGTCAATGACGTGGCCGCGAACGTGCAGGTCGCCTTGTTTGGTCACCAGCGGCACATCGACGCCGGCCTGATGGAGATCGAGGACGCCGTCACCGGCGCCGCGTCGCAGCATTCGTTCATGGTCATCGCGGGGCTGGGAATGGATGCCGAGGTCATGAATGACACCAACTCCAAGCTCAAGGAATCGGTCGGCTGGCTGGCTTACAGCGAGGCGGGCCTGCGGCACATGGCCGGGCGGCGCAAGAAGGTCAGCATCGCCCTTGACAACCAGCCGGCCCAGCAGCGCAAAATCCGCTCCGTGCTGTTTGCCAACTGCGGGCTGCTGCCCGGCGGCATCGACTTTGTGCCGGCGGCGCTCATTGACGACGGCGTGCTGGACGTGGTGGTCATCAGCCCCCGGAGCGCGCTCGGATGGCTGGCCATGGCCGGCAAGATCCTGTTTCAGCACAAAAACCGGCTCCCCGTCATTGACTTTTACCGGTCCAAGAACCTGGTGATCCGCACCGTCATGCCCGTGGAGACCCAGGTGGACGGGGATCCATCCGGCACGGCCACGATGGTCAAGGTCAGCGTTGAACACAAGGCCGTGCTGGTCCGCGTGGCCGCGCCCAACAACCCGGCATAG
- the serS gene encoding serine--tRNA ligase yields MIDVRDLCENPAKYRASQSARGAEPSVVDSIIAADAARKSSISSFEGLRAEQNLYGRKVAQAKGEEKQALLAEVKDLAARVKAASAAADAAAAEADRLVRAMPNLVAEGVPEGGEDDFVTVKTVGTPREFADFEPRDHLEIGELIGAIDMERGAKVSGSRFYFLKGVGARLEMALLQMAMDQAIAAGFVPMITPTLVLPETMAGTGFDVQHDAEIYRLADDDLYLVGTSEVALAGYHGNEIIDVNEPVRYAGWSSCYRREAGSHGKDTRGIIRVHQFNKVEMFVYTTVEKADEEHQRLLAWEEEMLAKVELPYRVIDTAAGDLGMSAARKFDCEAWVPTQSSYRELTSTSNCTTFQARRLNIRERVTNDDGTKGGTRAVATLNGTLATTRWIVAILEHHQNADGSVTVPAALRPYLGGMEVFPVL; encoded by the coding sequence GTGATCGATGTTAGAGACCTCTGCGAAAATCCCGCCAAATACCGTGCCAGCCAATCGGCCCGCGGAGCCGAGCCGTCCGTGGTGGATTCCATCATTGCCGCCGACGCAGCCCGCAAGTCCTCGATCAGCTCCTTTGAGGGCCTGCGGGCCGAGCAAAACCTGTACGGCAGGAAGGTGGCCCAGGCCAAGGGCGAGGAGAAGCAGGCACTGCTGGCCGAGGTCAAGGACCTGGCCGCGCGGGTCAAGGCAGCCTCGGCCGCCGCGGATGCGGCGGCGGCGGAGGCTGACCGCCTGGTGCGTGCCATGCCGAACCTCGTCGCCGAGGGCGTCCCGGAAGGCGGCGAGGACGACTTTGTCACGGTCAAGACCGTCGGCACCCCACGCGAATTCGCCGACTTCGAGCCCCGCGACCACCTGGAGATCGGCGAGTTGATAGGCGCCATTGACATGGAACGCGGCGCGAAGGTCTCCGGATCCCGCTTTTACTTCCTGAAGGGCGTGGGGGCACGGCTGGAGATGGCGTTGCTGCAGATGGCCATGGACCAGGCCATCGCGGCCGGCTTCGTCCCCATGATCACGCCCACCCTGGTGCTGCCCGAAACCATGGCCGGCACCGGCTTCGACGTCCAGCACGACGCCGAAATCTACCGCCTGGCCGACGATGACCTTTACCTGGTGGGCACCTCGGAGGTGGCCCTGGCCGGTTACCACGGCAACGAGATCATCGACGTCAACGAGCCCGTCCGCTATGCGGGCTGGTCCTCCTGCTACCGCCGCGAGGCAGGATCGCACGGCAAGGACACGCGCGGGATCATCCGCGTCCACCAGTTCAACAAGGTGGAGATGTTTGTCTACACCACGGTGGAAAAGGCCGACGAGGAACACCAGCGCCTGCTCGCCTGGGAAGAGGAAATGCTCGCGAAGGTGGAGCTGCCGTACCGCGTCATCGACACGGCGGCCGGCGACTTGGGCATGTCCGCCGCGCGCAAGTTCGACTGCGAGGCCTGGGTTCCCACGCAAAGCAGCTACCGCGAGCTGACCTCCACTTCCAACTGCACCACCTTCCAGGCGCGCCGCCTGAACATCCGCGAGCGTGTCACGAACGACGACGGCACCAAGGGTGGGACGCGCGCGGTCGCAACGCTGAACGGCACCCTGGCGACGACGCGCTGGATCGTGGCCATCCTGGAACACCACCAGAACGCCGACGGCTCCGTCACCGTTCCCGCGGCGCTGCGTCCTTACCTGGGCGGCATGGAAGTGTTCCCGGTCCTGTAG
- a CDS encoding HAD family hydrolase — protein sequence MTMTAHTAAPGIDDQEIAAPAPAANTDRYLVALDVDGTLVDHDGNMTGSVRDAAAAVVDAGHEIVIATGRSLGAMLPVVERIGLLRGYGVCSNGGVTVRLDPSLEHGFEVVERVTFSPRTALTTLRDKIPGARFALEDADGNFLSTSRFQDASFGIEARGVDFHHLLDARAVRVVVNSAEASTEEFSAAIAAAGLHGVTYAVGWSAWLDIAAAGVTKATALEKLRAGMGIEPARTVAVGDGSNDIEMLRWAGRGVAMGQAAADVLAAANEIAASVYEDGAAAVLRSLL from the coding sequence ATGACCATGACAGCACATACAGCCGCACCTGGCATCGATGACCAGGAAATCGCAGCCCCGGCCCCTGCAGCAAACACGGACCGCTACCTGGTGGCCCTGGACGTTGACGGAACCCTGGTGGACCATGACGGAAACATGACCGGCAGCGTCCGCGACGCCGCCGCGGCCGTGGTGGACGCCGGCCATGAGATAGTGATCGCCACCGGCCGGTCCCTAGGCGCCATGCTCCCCGTCGTGGAGCGGATTGGCCTGCTCCGCGGCTACGGGGTCTGCTCCAACGGCGGCGTGACCGTCCGTCTGGACCCCTCCCTGGAACACGGCTTTGAGGTCGTTGAGCGGGTCACATTCAGCCCGCGGACTGCGCTGACCACGCTGCGCGACAAAATTCCGGGCGCCCGGTTTGCCCTGGAGGACGCGGACGGGAATTTCCTCTCCACGTCCCGCTTCCAGGACGCCAGCTTCGGCATCGAGGCCCGCGGCGTGGACTTCCACCACCTGCTGGATGCCCGCGCTGTGCGTGTAGTGGTCAACAGTGCCGAGGCCAGCACGGAGGAGTTTTCCGCAGCCATCGCCGCCGCGGGGCTGCACGGGGTCACGTACGCCGTGGGGTGGAGCGCCTGGCTGGACATTGCCGCGGCCGGCGTCACCAAGGCCACGGCGCTGGAAAAGTTGCGCGCCGGGATGGGCATTGAGCCGGCACGCACGGTCGCCGTGGGCGACGGCTCCAACGACATTGAAATGCTGCGCTGGGCCGGCCGGGGAGTCGCCATGGGGCAGGCTGCCGCGGACGTCCTGGCCGCGGCCAACGAGATCGCGGCCTCCGTGTACGAGGACGGCGCCGCCGCCGTCCTGCGCAGCCTTTTGTAG
- a CDS encoding inorganic diphosphatase — protein MKHDVTIEIPRGSRVKYEVDHETGRVRLDRVLFTSMQYPTHYGFFDNTLGEDGDPLDALVLLQDYDLHPGVVVDARPIAVFNMTDESGGDAKVLCVVDDKRFDHIQEISDLDEFLVKEIEHFFTRYKDLEPGKWVKAEGWADRAAAEAELEASIKRFEAEGH, from the coding sequence ATGAAGCACGACGTCACCATTGAGATCCCGCGCGGGTCCCGCGTGAAGTACGAGGTCGACCACGAGACCGGCCGCGTCCGCCTGGACCGTGTCCTGTTCACCTCCATGCAGTACCCCACCCACTACGGCTTCTTCGACAACACCCTGGGCGAGGACGGCGATCCGCTGGACGCCCTGGTGCTGCTGCAGGATTACGACCTGCACCCCGGCGTCGTGGTGGATGCCCGCCCCATCGCCGTGTTTAACATGACGGACGAGTCCGGCGGCGACGCCAAGGTCCTGTGCGTTGTTGACGACAAGAGGTTCGACCACATCCAGGAAATCTCCGACCTCGACGAGTTCCTGGTCAAGGAGATCGAGCACTTCTTCACCCGCTACAAGGACCTGGAGCCCGGCAAGTGGGTCAAGGCCGAGGGCTGGGCGGACCGCGCCGCGGCCGAGGCCGAGCTGGAAGCCTCGATCAAGCGCTTCGAGGCCGAGGGCCACTAG
- the dacB gene encoding D-alanyl-D-alanine carboxypeptidase/D-alanyl-D-alanine endopeptidase has translation MGRTSKILTGGLLIVALAAVTVPAGMHLVPALLPGETVAAAPAAQLAPTALSAVTGITPLSASAPLPDVAKLGAALDGALALAAGGQFSAYVTDPSSGRVLYSNDGDSPRTPASNLKLLTATAALTALGAGTRLKTSVVAGQTPNELVLKGGGDAMLSAGSSDSSAVMGHAGLATLAAQTAAALAAGGVKGPVSLRIDDHLFTGSALNPQWDAGDVDAGEIAPIQAMALYAGRFSASTADAPGPRPQDPALAVGLSFASALKDAGVDVAGPITRTAAPATTPHILASVSSATLARQVQYLLAESDNYLAEVMGRLVAVKEGMEADNAGSVAAVRSVLARLGLPLQGAVTVDNCGLAGADLISAHQLVQVVSHLLDHAGTDAGQALEGLPIAGLTGTLGGRFGEPGTVEAAGLVRAKTGTLNQVSTLSGYVVNHHGRLLAFSIMGNKLAGGPASAMPAIDAAAAALANS, from the coding sequence ATGGGACGCACGTCAAAAATTCTGACGGGCGGCCTGCTCATTGTGGCGCTCGCCGCGGTGACGGTCCCCGCGGGCATGCACCTGGTTCCGGCCCTGCTGCCCGGGGAGACGGTGGCAGCGGCCCCTGCCGCGCAGCTGGCGCCCACCGCGCTTTCCGCCGTCACCGGCATCACCCCGCTGTCCGCCTCGGCGCCGCTTCCGGACGTGGCAAAGCTCGGTGCGGCCCTTGACGGGGCCCTGGCACTCGCGGCCGGCGGTCAGTTCAGCGCCTACGTCACCGACCCCTCGAGCGGCAGGGTGCTGTACAGCAACGACGGCGACAGCCCCCGCACGCCTGCGTCGAACCTGAAGCTGCTCACCGCCACGGCCGCGTTGACGGCGCTGGGTGCCGGCACGCGGCTGAAAACGTCGGTGGTTGCGGGTCAGACGCCGAACGAACTGGTGCTGAAGGGCGGCGGCGATGCCATGCTGTCCGCTGGCAGCAGCGACTCCTCCGCCGTCATGGGCCACGCGGGGCTCGCCACCTTGGCGGCACAGACAGCGGCCGCCCTCGCCGCGGGCGGCGTCAAGGGCCCGGTGTCCCTGCGCATCGACGACCACCTGTTCACCGGTTCCGCGCTGAACCCGCAGTGGGACGCCGGGGACGTCGACGCCGGGGAAATCGCGCCCATCCAGGCCATGGCACTGTATGCCGGGCGTTTCTCCGCCAGCACCGCCGATGCCCCCGGGCCGCGACCGCAGGATCCCGCCCTGGCCGTGGGCCTCTCCTTTGCCTCCGCCCTCAAGGATGCCGGGGTCGACGTTGCCGGTCCCATCACCAGGACCGCCGCCCCCGCCACGACACCGCACATCCTGGCGTCCGTCAGCTCCGCCACCCTGGCCCGGCAGGTGCAGTATCTGCTGGCCGAATCGGACAACTATCTGGCCGAGGTCATGGGCCGGCTCGTGGCCGTCAAGGAAGGGATGGAGGCGGACAATGCGGGGTCCGTGGCGGCCGTGCGCAGCGTCCTGGCCCGCCTCGGCCTGCCGCTGCAGGGCGCCGTCACGGTGGACAACTGCGGGCTGGCCGGGGCCGACCTCATCAGCGCACACCAGCTGGTGCAGGTGGTCTCCCATCTCCTGGACCATGCGGGTACGGACGCGGGGCAGGCGTTGGAGGGCCTGCCCATCGCCGGACTGACGGGCACCCTTGGCGGCCGCTTTGGCGAGCCCGGCACGGTGGAGGCGGCCGGCCTGGTGCGCGCCAAGACGGGCACCTTGAACCAGGTGTCCACCCTGTCCGGCTACGTGGTCAACCACCACGGGCGCCTGCTGGCATTTTCCATCATGGGCAACAAGCTCGCCGGCGGCCCGGCCTCGGCCATGCCCGCCATCGACGCCGCCGCGGCGGCCCTGGCCAACAGCTGA
- a CDS encoding zinc-dependent metalloprotease, with translation MSPHRSAQPSTPAPAAPNPAATPSPAATPAPAADRPSLVNWELAARTAAGLAPAGPALNGAEIGRAVENLRLMAEKSVPHVHEISRLEAARDLRDSEVLVVDRASWAKANTQSFAVMMDPIMSALAAKQAAAGKNAAAAGATVTGAQLGAVLAFLSSKVLGQYDPFAALAVPTAMSDAAAPRPASGGRLLLVAPNILTVERDLKVDPDDFRLWVCLHEQTHRVQFAAAPWLRLHMLAEIEKLGGLLVGNSDHLGERLLQAVRSLGSKKEAGPDTPGRGAVLDLLQTPEQKAALSHVTAVMSLLEGHANVVMDGVDASIVPTVRTIRQRFNNRGKDRGAMEKFIRNLLGLDAKMRQYSDGAKFVREVVAIAGMDGFNTVWTHAENLPTEPEIHNARLWVERMGL, from the coding sequence ATGAGCCCGCACCGCAGCGCACAGCCAAGCACACCCGCACCTGCCGCACCCAACCCGGCCGCCACCCCCAGCCCGGCTGCCACGCCCGCCCCGGCCGCCGACCGCCCGAGCCTGGTCAACTGGGAGCTGGCCGCCAGGACCGCGGCCGGCCTGGCCCCGGCCGGCCCCGCACTCAACGGCGCCGAAATTGGCCGCGCCGTGGAAAACCTGCGCCTCATGGCGGAGAAGTCGGTGCCGCACGTCCATGAGATCAGCAGGCTCGAAGCGGCCCGGGACCTGCGCGACTCCGAGGTGCTGGTGGTGGACCGGGCCTCCTGGGCCAAGGCCAACACGCAAAGCTTTGCCGTCATGATGGATCCGATCATGTCCGCGCTCGCCGCCAAGCAGGCCGCAGCCGGCAAGAACGCCGCCGCCGCCGGAGCCACGGTCACCGGCGCCCAGCTGGGCGCCGTCCTGGCCTTTCTCTCCAGCAAGGTCCTGGGCCAGTACGATCCCTTCGCCGCCCTGGCGGTGCCCACGGCAATGTCCGACGCCGCGGCGCCGCGGCCTGCCAGCGGCGGCCGGCTGCTGCTGGTGGCGCCGAACATCCTCACGGTGGAGCGCGACCTCAAGGTCGACCCGGACGACTTCCGGCTCTGGGTGTGCCTGCACGAACAAACCCACCGCGTGCAGTTTGCTGCCGCGCCGTGGCTGCGCCTCCACATGCTGGCCGAGATTGAAAAGCTCGGCGGCCTTTTGGTGGGGAACAGCGACCATCTCGGCGAGCGGCTGCTGCAGGCCGTCAGGTCGCTGGGCAGCAAGAAGGAAGCGGGGCCGGACACGCCCGGCCGGGGCGCCGTCCTGGACCTGCTTCAAACCCCCGAACAAAAGGCGGCGCTCTCCCATGTCACCGCCGTCATGAGCCTCCTGGAGGGCCATGCCAACGTGGTCATGGACGGCGTGGACGCCTCGATCGTGCCCACGGTGCGCACCATCCGCCAGCGCTTCAACAACCGCGGCAAGGACCGCGGCGCCATGGAGAAGTTCATTCGGAACCTTCTGGGGCTCGACGCCAAAATGCGGCAATACAGCGACGGCGCCAAATTTGTGCGCGAGGTGGTGGCCATCGCTGGCATGGACGGCTTCAACACCGTCTGGACGCACGCGGAAAACCTGCCCACCGAACCGGAGATCCACAACGCCCGCCTCTGGGTCGAGCGGATGGGCCTGTAA
- the tilS gene encoding tRNA lysidine(34) synthetase TilS, whose translation MVAGLLGLATAGRHRPVEHPPLVLVGCSGGPDSLALAAVTAFFAGRGEIRAGAVVVDHQMQPGSADVAARTAEQLRALGLEPVQVRTVDVAHDGGGPEAAARSARFAALDAAARELGAETVLLGHTLDDQAESVLLGLARGSGTRSLAGMRPRRGMYARPFLQLRRDETLAICRALDLEPWHDPANSDDAYLRVRVRHTVLPFLAAELGPGVTESLARTAGILGHDADFLDGLADQEFARIAQPGPPGAETPDEVSLPEDALRALAPALRMRVLARAVVVLGGYQPSQERLGAAEALLERKGSAGPVQMAGKVGAWRISRSQAVPHDGPGYGKLVFRRSM comes from the coding sequence ATGGTGGCCGGGCTCCTCGGGCTGGCCACCGCGGGCAGGCACCGGCCGGTGGAGCATCCGCCGCTGGTGCTCGTGGGCTGCAGCGGCGGCCCGGACTCGCTGGCCCTGGCCGCCGTCACCGCCTTCTTTGCCGGCCGCGGGGAAATCCGCGCGGGCGCCGTGGTGGTGGACCACCAGATGCAGCCGGGCAGCGCGGACGTGGCCGCACGGACCGCGGAACAGCTGCGCGCCCTGGGCCTGGAGCCCGTCCAGGTACGCACGGTGGATGTTGCGCACGACGGCGGCGGGCCCGAGGCTGCCGCCCGCTCCGCCCGCTTTGCCGCCTTGGACGCCGCGGCCCGGGAGCTGGGCGCGGAGACGGTGCTGCTGGGCCACACCCTGGACGACCAGGCCGAATCGGTGCTCCTGGGCCTGGCCCGTGGCTCGGGCACCCGCTCGCTCGCCGGCATGCGCCCCCGCCGCGGGATGTATGCCCGCCCGTTCCTGCAGCTGCGCCGCGATGAGACGTTGGCCATATGCCGGGCGCTCGACCTGGAACCCTGGCACGACCCGGCCAACTCCGACGACGCATACCTGCGCGTGCGGGTCCGGCACACGGTGCTGCCGTTCCTGGCCGCCGAGCTGGGACCCGGCGTCACCGAGTCGCTGGCCCGCACGGCAGGCATCCTCGGACACGACGCCGACTTCCTGGACGGGCTCGCCGACCAGGAATTTGCCCGGATCGCCCAGCCCGGGCCGCCCGGCGCGGAGACGCCGGACGAGGTCAGCCTGCCCGAGGATGCGCTCCGGGCACTCGCCCCGGCCCTGAGGATGAGGGTGTTGGCGAGGGCCGTCGTCGTGCTTGGGGGGTATCAGCCCAGCCAGGAGAGGCTGGGCGCGGCGGAGGCGCTGCTGGAGCGAAAGGGCTCCGCCGGGCCGGTGCAAATGGCCGGGAAAGTCGGCGCCTGGCGAATTTCCCGCAGCCAGGCCGTTCCCCATGACGGGCCGGGCTATGGGAAGCTAGTCTTTAGACGCAGCATGTAA
- the hpt gene encoding hypoxanthine phosphoribosyltransferase yields the protein MDSQDVQADLKHVLYTKEQIQSRVAELAALIDADYEGRDVLLVGVLKGAVMVMADLSRALHSHVTMDWMAVSSYGSGTQSSGVVRILKDLETDLMGKHVLIVEDIIDSGLTLSWLKANLISRGPASVEICTLLRKPDAAKVEIDVKYVGYEIPSEFVVGYGLDFAEKYRNLDFIGTLAPHIYE from the coding sequence GTGGATTCACAAGACGTCCAGGCCGATCTCAAGCATGTTCTTTACACCAAGGAACAAATCCAAAGCCGTGTGGCCGAACTGGCCGCACTGATCGACGCTGACTACGAGGGCCGCGACGTCTTGCTGGTGGGGGTGCTCAAGGGTGCCGTGATGGTCATGGCCGATCTTTCCCGGGCCCTCCACAGCCACGTCACCATGGACTGGATGGCGGTGTCCTCCTACGGTTCCGGCACGCAGTCCTCCGGAGTGGTGCGCATCCTCAAGGACCTGGAAACGGACCTGATGGGCAAGCACGTGCTGATCGTCGAGGACATCATCGACTCCGGGCTGACGCTGTCCTGGCTCAAGGCAAACCTGATTTCGCGCGGCCCCGCGTCGGTGGAGATCTGCACCCTGCTGCGCAAGCCGGATGCCGCCAAGGTGGAGATCGACGTCAAGTACGTCGGCTATGAGATCCCCAGCGAGTTCGTGGTCGGCTACGGCCTGGACTTTGCCGAGAAGTACCGCAACCTGGACTTCATCGGGACACTGGCCCCGCACATTTACGAGTAA